TTATTATTCATAATTTTTATATATAAGGCAGAATATTCATTTAGCTTTGTCCGTTTCAACAGACGTATGGTGATGAAAAGCATTGTTTAAGTTTTCAAAAAAAGGCTATATGGATAAAGCTTTTCATGGCTACTTCTACATGATAAAGATGCCCTTCCAGCCATTGCAATGGGCCTTCTCTATATTTGTTGTACCTGGAGGATTTACTTATTTTTCTTTAAATTTCTGATCATACTTAATAATTGGTTCGAGAGCGTTCCGCGACTGGGGCACGATGAAAAAGGGTGTAACGCCAGAGGTAATACCTTCGGCGTTTTTGTTTTCATTGAGATTCGTTACTATTCTTGTTTTATAAATGAAATTCGGACAATAATGTTATTCTGGAGTTAGTTGTGCAACTTATAATATTTGAGATGTTAAATTGTAATTATTCAGCTTTTTTAACACCCCAAAAATTATCATGACACCTTATCAAAATTTGGGAAGGGATTCAGGTATCCCCTCATATGAAATTGGAAGCACTTCAATAACTGTCCAATTTAATACGGGGGCGACATACCCATATGATTATAATAATCCGGGTAGCTCTCATGTTGAACAAATGAAATCACTCGCGCGGGCTGGACGAGTCTTAAATAGCTACATAGGTAAAAATGTTAGATCCAACTATGCTGCTAAATTGAATTAACACTTATTGCGAACTCAATGCAGTATCAGTGGATGCGGAGTTGACAAATCATTTAATATAGGGTTCGTTTCCTCCCCTGTCCTGGCAAAATAAAAGGGAAGACCCGCTCTTAAAGCGAGTCTTCCCTTTTATACAAATTCAGCCCACAGCATAACTCATTAATTTTCAACACCATTATTATTCAATCATTAATTATCGCATAATAATTTACATCACCATATATTACTGCCAGAATTATCTAAAATTTCCGAAGTTTGCGTTTCATCAAAGCCTTAATACTGTGCATACAGCATTTGGTAATTTATTTCCGGAAATCGCTCAAAAGGAGACCAGGGGGATAACTATTGTAGATGAGAAAATCACTGGGCTTCCGCACGGAACTTATGCATTACTCGAACTGTATTGCACCGATCTGGATTGTGATTGTCGAAATGTATATATTAACGTAGTTAATCAGGCATTCGATAAACACTTAGCCACAATCAGCTATGGCTGGGAAAATCTTTCTTTTTACAAAGAATGGATGGGGGCGATGATGAAATGCTTATTGAATTGAAAGGACCAGCATTAACAACATTTGCCACTCAATCTCAATTTGCCCAAAAGTGGCTCAAAATTTTCAAAGACATTATCAATACTGATGTGGCATATGCCAGCCGTTTGCAACAACATTACCAGCTGCTGAAAACTTCGGTTAAAGACAAACAAGAGAGAAAATGATCTACCAATTTCATATTACATTAAAGAAAAGTGATCCATTAGTATGGAGAAGAATTGCCGTTCCTGCCGATTATAATTTATACCAATTACACATGGCAATTCAGGGTGCATTCGGCTGGGAAAACAGTCACCTGTTTCAGTTTTCCCAAACTGGCTATATGGATAAAATTTTTTATGGTTACCCGGGAGAGGATATTGATCCAGAGATCACAACTATTGATGCACGAAAAACAAAGGTAAGCCGTATATTCAAAAAAGAAGGTCAGTCCTATTGCTATATCTATGATTTTGGAGATAGCTGGGACCATCAGATCATCTTTGAAAAAAAGCTCGCAAAAGACTTAAATGCCCCGTATTGTCTGGATGGAAAAGGTGCATGTCCGCCAGAAGATGTTGGTGGTTTGCCTGGATATTATGAAATGGTGAAAATATTAAACAAAAAAAGTCATCCGGAAAAAGCCGAATATATTCAATGGCTTGGCCTCGTCGCAGGAGAAGAATGGAACGCAGAATTTTGCAGTATAAGAGAAACAAACAAAAGACTGTTGCTGCTAGCAAAATGATAATATTACAGGCTTTTATTCAAATTTAAAGACGGCAGAACATGCGTAGAGAATACAATGTAAGTTCTTTCGATTTAATGGACTTGTGATTTATAGATCGCTATATTGATAACATATTTGCGATTAATAAGTCTCCACCAGTGATGACGAAAATAGAACAATAATTTTTTTCAATATCCCTTTGGTTAATATCTTCCACCATAATTCGTAAATTTAACGCATAGGGCTGGCGATTTATCCACAAAAGGTTGTTTAAAACATAGAATAGCACTTAAAATGAATCAGTCTCTTTCTCCTGAAAAATATATTAAAACGCGTGCCAGGACCTTAAAAATAGATCGTTGTCTGGTAAATGGTGATTGGAATAGCAGCATGTTTGCTCATGTGATCATTATACGAAAGCATACAAATGGGAATTTCACCTTTGCTGGTTACCTGGTTGATTTGTTATGTCTTGGTGTTAAAGATACCTTCTATGGTTTTAACCACTATGAAGAGGAAATGGAGGAGCTGTTAGAGACCTATGGGCTGGAAAATGAAATGGTAGAAATTGAATACGCCCTGGCACATAACATCATATTTGCAGGAGAGGAACTTGCATCAGAATATCATATTCCACAGCACCGGGATTTCGTTAATATTACAAAGTATTTACTGGAAGAGGATGATGAAAAAGTTCCTTTGATAGAAATTCATACCGGGGATAAAGATGGATTGCCTCACTTAATTGTAACATCTTCAGATGCTAATCTGTCAGCTTTAGCCTGCCTAAAAAAATTTGCTGGTGAGGGGAATTATCATTACACCGTATTAGGAGAAGAAGGCTTGATTGAAGGGGGAGATTATTTCGGTGAGGACGATGAGGACGATGAAGATGAAGAATTGAATGATGATTTCCTGGATTGTCATTTATGGACAGAGGATGATTGGAGGTCATTTATTAGTGACCTCACCCAGGAAAATTATAGCCTGTTTTTGCAAGAGTTCTCTTATATCTTCTTAATGGCCATCACGAAACCTGGCCTGAAAGAAAGGGGGCTGGATATTACTCATGAACTATCCATAGCTGATAAGGGGGTAGATTGGAATGAGAACGGGGAGGAAAATGAATATATAAAGACGCCAGAGGAGGGAGTCGCTATTGAGAAGATATATAACCAGATTACAAAGAAAGGAGTATCTTCCAAAGAGATAAAAAAAGTTTTATCCACGATCCAGGATTGTATCAAAAAGTGGCCAAACAACCCTCTGTTTAGGAATTATCAGTACAATGCATATTTAC
This window of the Chitinophaga sancti genome carries:
- a CDS encoding plasmid pRiA4b ORF-3 family protein → MIYQFHITLKKSDPLVWRRIAVPADYNLYQLHMAIQGAFGWENSHLFQFSQTGYMDKIFYGYPGEDIDPEITTIDARKTKVSRIFKKEGQSYCYIYDFGDSWDHQIIFEKKLAKDLNAPYCLDGKGACPPEDVGGLPGYYEMVKILNKKSHPEKAEYIQWLGLVAGEEWNAEFCSIRETNKRLLLLAK